In the Desulfovibrio legallii genome, TACGGCAAAAAAGTGGCCGTGTACGGCGACCCGGATACGGTGCTGGGCCTGGCCCGCCTCTGCCTGGAACTGGGCATGACGCCCAGCTACGTCCTCACGGGCACGCCCGGCGAGGCTTTTGTCAAGCTCGCCACGGCCCTGTTCAAGGAATACGGCAAGGAAGAAGAATGCAAGGCCTTTGCCGCCAAAGACCTTGTTGACCTGCACCAGCACATCAAAAATGCGCCGGTGGACCTCTTGCTGGGCAATTCGCACGGCAAACAGATAGCCAAGGCCGAGGGCATTCCGCTGGTGCGGGCGGGCTTTCCCATTCTGGACAGGTACGGCCACCCCTCCCTGCCCCTGGTGGGCTACCGGGGGGCCTTTCTGCTGGCCACCCGCATTGCCGACGCGCTCATGGACGAATACGACCGCGTCTGCGCCGACGAAGACATGGATCTGGTTATGTAAGGCCGCAAGGCCGCACGCCATACGGCACACAAACAAGGGCCGGGGGGAACCTCCCCCGCCCTCCCCAAGGGGGTTGTCATGAGCATGGAAATTCTGGAAGAACGCCGCACCTCCATACAGGAAAAAGGCCGCAGTTGCTGCAGCGGCGACGGCCTGCGCTGCGATACGGCCAGCGTGGCCGGGGCCGTGAGCCAGCGGGCCTGCGTCTACTGCGGCGCGCGCGTGGTGCTCAACCCCATTACGGACGCCTTTCACATCGTGCACGGACCCATTGGCTGCGCCAGCTACACCTGGGATATCCGGGGCAGCCTCACCAGTGGTTCGGAATTGTATCGCAACAGTTTTTCCACAGACCTGCAGGAAAAAGACATTGTCTTCGGCGGCGCGGAAAAACTCACCCGCGCCATTGACGAAGCCGTGGTTCACTACAAGCCCAGGCTGATCTTTGTCTACGCCACCTGCATTGTGGGCGTCATCGGCGACGATGTGGAGGCCGTGTGCCGCCGGGCCGAGGAGCGGCACGGCATCCGTGTCATTGCGGTCAAAGCGCCGGGCTTTTCCGGCACCAAATCCACGGGCTACCGCATGGCCTGCAACGCCCTCATACAGCTCATGCAACCCCATGCAGACCAGCCCCGCGCCAAGGGCGTGAACATCCTGGGCGATTACAACCTGGCCGGCGAAATGTGGATCATCAAAAACTACCTCAAAGAAATGGGCATCCCCGTGGTGGCCACCATGACCGGCGACGCCTCATATGCGGCCCTTACCCGCGCCCCGGCGGCCCAGCTCAACATTGTGCAGTGCGCGGGCTCCATGATGTACCTGGCCCGTCGCATGGAGGATGAAATGGGCGTGCCCTGGATGCGCGCCAGCTTCTTCGGCGTGGAAGACACCTCCACC is a window encoding:
- the nifE gene encoding nitrogenase iron-molybdenum cofactor biosynthesis protein NifE; protein product: MSMEILEERRTSIQEKGRSCCSGDGLRCDTASVAGAVSQRACVYCGARVVLNPITDAFHIVHGPIGCASYTWDIRGSLTSGSELYRNSFSTDLQEKDIVFGGAEKLTRAIDEAVVHYKPRLIFVYATCIVGVIGDDVEAVCRRAEERHGIRVIAVKAPGFSGTKSTGYRMACNALIQLMQPHADQPRAKGVNILGDYNLAGEMWIIKNYLKEMGIPVVATMTGDASYAALTRAPAAQLNIVQCAGSMMYLARRMEDEMGVPWMRASFFGVEDTSTALRQVAERLGDTTAKAKAEAIIRKRAARATDFLERYKPHFVGKKAAIFVGGGFKAISLIRQFNEMGIETVVVGTQTGKPEDYEVIESLVNPGTVILDDANPAELETFMREKGADILVGGVKERPLAYKLGMAFCDHNHERKHALGGFEGVENFTREVNLSLNSPVWRFTRGRNSYAATAARQAAQVRQALAAGI